A single region of the Anaerohalosphaeraceae bacterium genome encodes:
- a CDS encoding V-type ATP synthase subunit B: MLKEYRTVQEIAGPLMLVEGVERAKYGEIVDIEMGDGTIRHGQILQVEKDKVLVQVFEGTEGIDVRDTTVRFLGKPMELAVSPDILGRVFSGTGQPKDGGPAIIPKKRLNINGNPINPYARDYPNEFIQTGISTIDGLNPLVRGQKLPIFSGSGLPHDEITAQLARQSTVLGKGENFAVVFAAMGITFEAAQFFINDLTETGAIERAVLFINLANDPAIERIATPRVALTAAEYLAFEEDMHVLVILNDMTNYCEALREISAARKEVPGRRGYPGYLYTDLATIYERAGRIKGKKGSITMVPVLTMPEDDKTHPVPDLTGYITEGQIIMSRSLHRRGIAPPVDVLPSLSRLKDKGIGPNKTREDHADLYNQLYAAYARGKEAQELATILGEAALSAEDQKYMKFANEFEARYISQGYYENRTIFQTLDLGWELLSMFENVELKRIDIKLIEKYMPKFRAKKGSDTAEAEKA, from the coding sequence ATGTTGAAAGAATACAGAACCGTTCAGGAAATCGCCGGACCGCTGATGCTCGTGGAGGGTGTCGAGCGGGCCAAATACGGTGAAATCGTGGATATCGAGATGGGCGACGGCACCATCCGGCACGGTCAAATCCTGCAGGTGGAAAAGGACAAGGTGCTGGTGCAGGTGTTTGAAGGGACCGAAGGCATCGACGTGCGGGATACGACGGTGCGGTTTCTGGGCAAGCCGATGGAGCTGGCGGTCTCGCCGGACATCCTCGGGCGGGTTTTCAGCGGAACGGGGCAGCCCAAGGACGGCGGCCCGGCCATCATCCCCAAAAAGCGGCTGAACATCAACGGCAACCCCATCAATCCCTATGCCCGCGACTATCCCAATGAGTTCATTCAGACGGGCATCAGCACAATTGACGGGCTGAACCCGCTGGTGCGCGGGCAGAAACTGCCGATTTTCTCCGGTTCGGGTCTGCCGCACGATGAAATCACGGCCCAGCTGGCCCGGCAGTCCACCGTGCTGGGCAAGGGAGAAAACTTTGCAGTAGTGTTTGCGGCGATGGGCATTACGTTCGAGGCGGCCCAGTTCTTCATCAACGACCTGACGGAAACGGGGGCCATCGAGCGGGCCGTGCTGTTCATCAATCTGGCCAACGACCCGGCGATTGAGCGGATTGCCACGCCGCGTGTGGCGCTGACGGCGGCGGAATACCTGGCGTTTGAAGAGGATATGCACGTGCTGGTTATCCTGAATGATATGACCAACTACTGCGAGGCACTGCGCGAAATCAGCGCCGCCCGCAAGGAAGTGCCGGGCCGGCGCGGCTATCCGGGCTATCTGTACACCGACCTGGCGACCATTTATGAACGGGCCGGCCGAATCAAGGGCAAAAAAGGCTCGATTACGATGGTGCCGGTACTGACAATGCCGGAAGATGACAAAACGCACCCGGTGCCCGACCTGACGGGCTATATTACGGAAGGGCAGATTATTATGAGCCGCTCGCTTCATCGGCGCGGGATTGCTCCGCCGGTGGATGTGCTGCCCAGCCTGTCGCGTCTGAAAGACAAAGGCATCGGACCGAACAAGACCCGCGAGGACCACGCCGACCTGTACAACCAGCTTTATGCGGCCTATGCCCGCGGCAAGGAAGCTCAGGAATTGGCGACGATTCTGGGCGAGGCGGCCCTGTCAGCGGAAGACCAGAAGTATATGAAGTTTGCCAACGAGTTTGAGGCCCGCTACATCTCGCAGGGCTATTATGAAAACCGGACGATCTTCCAGACCCTGGACCTCGGCTGGGAGCTGTTGAGTATGTTCGAAAATGTCGAACTGAAACGAATTGATATTAAACTCATTGAAAAGTATATGCCGAAATTCCGTGCCAAAAAGGGCTCGGATACGGCCGAAGCCGAAAAAGCCTAA
- a CDS encoding cellulase family glycosylhydrolase — translation MKQVPKKSDIAAFRPNSSTLGFFLFLGAWSAAATPWLRAEGTVLKDPAGNVVVLRGVSLIDLGGTEKQFGGAIRMIDRLTNRNDPQGSSPGWYPKVIRIPIYPPDEEDYKSPWTFIPGRDDFYEKLLRPVVDYCKSKDLYAIVDWHYIGNTFDHRETTRQFWEYMAPRFAEDSHVIFELFNEPINKVGTDEECWLSVRKDMQEWVNLIRQYAPRTLLLIAGANYSQIIGPAADYPIDDPIGGKNYAIVSHIYPMHWLSENAQWYKDHILRCVKVHPVFMSEWGFSRSFRHRHIPPATIDNYGRPLMDWIEQFKISSTCWAASYDWEPRLFNPDWTLRCGPYEMGCFLKDYLYEKRNDDQPAGADEPSASSP, via the coding sequence ATGAAACAGGTACCCAAAAAATCAGACATTGCCGCATTCCGGCCGAACAGCAGCACCCTCGGCTTCTTTCTGTTTCTCGGAGCCTGGTCGGCAGCAGCCACCCCCTGGCTGCGCGCGGAAGGAACGGTCCTCAAAGACCCGGCGGGCAATGTGGTAGTTCTGCGCGGCGTGTCTTTGATTGATTTGGGCGGGACGGAAAAACAGTTCGGCGGGGCGATTCGGATGATTGACCGGCTGACCAACCGCAATGACCCGCAGGGTTCTTCTCCCGGCTGGTATCCGAAGGTCATCCGCATTCCGATTTATCCGCCGGATGAAGAGGATTACAAAAGCCCGTGGACGTTTATTCCCGGCCGGGATGATTTCTATGAGAAGCTGCTGCGCCCTGTGGTGGACTACTGCAAAAGCAAGGATTTGTATGCCATTGTGGACTGGCACTACATCGGCAACACCTTCGACCATCGCGAAACGACGCGGCAGTTCTGGGAGTATATGGCGCCGCGGTTTGCCGAGGACAGCCATGTTATTTTTGAGCTGTTCAACGAGCCGATTAACAAGGTCGGCACGGATGAGGAATGCTGGCTGAGTGTGCGGAAAGATATGCAGGAGTGGGTCAACCTGATTCGGCAGTATGCCCCGCGGACGCTGCTGCTGATTGCCGGCGCCAACTATTCGCAAATCATCGGACCCGCCGCTGACTATCCCATCGATGACCCCATCGGCGGCAAAAATTATGCCATCGTTTCCCATATTTATCCGATGCACTGGCTCAGCGAGAACGCCCAGTGGTACAAAGACCATATCCTCCGCTGCGTGAAGGTGCATCCGGTCTTTATGAGCGAGTGGGGGTTCAGCCGCAGTTTCCGTCACCGCCATATTCCGCCGGCCACAATTGACAACTACGGACGCCCTTTGATGGACTGGATCGAACAGTTCAAAATCAGCAGCACCTGCTGGGCTGCCAGCTATGACTGGGAGCCCAGACTGTTCAACCCCGACTGGACGCTGCGCTGCGGGCCCTATGAGATGGGCTGCTTTCTGAAGGATTATCTCTACGAAAAGCGAAACGATGACCAGCCGGCCGGGGCGGATGAGCCGTCGGCTTCTTCGCCGTAA
- a CDS encoding Hsp70 family protein gives MGMIAGIDLGTTFSALAILNKIGRPEVVPNSEGERLTPSVVYFDEDQDATVRVGIEALNCRQLNPDRAIRWIKRHMGDSQWRKTIGNRVWTPEEISSLILKKLKQDAEMIYPNIEHVVISVPAHFDEVRRKATMDAGAMAGMNVIGIVNEPVAAALYYATTHDVNGRVLVYDLGGGTFDVTIMDVSGQNIQIVCNQGDHALGGVDFDRKILQMFEKAYQEQTGQPLITNLQEQAQYEDEAEDVKKTLSRRPVAKKILYGKAGSARIEITQAQFEEAAEPLVGRTEMLIDVSLQEAGCTVKEIDQVLLVGGSTRIPLVQKRLTEKFGKPPLVAVNVDECVALGAAIHAGLTLLRQNPKQVEAGIAAGLRDIKLKDVCNHSYGTLCAPFDEATGKHVIRNSILLKKNTPLPCEATQTFYTMCEGQTELQITITQGEDEDPDFVNKIATEIFELPPNRPANRPIRVRYSYDLNQRMHCTFCDEESGRTLEVDLALTPDGSAVQKSIHQKTEEIAKFQVR, from the coding sequence ATGGGCATGATAGCAGGCATAGATTTGGGAACTACTTTTTCGGCGCTGGCGATTCTGAACAAAATCGGCCGTCCGGAAGTGGTTCCGAACAGTGAAGGAGAGCGGCTCACGCCGTCTGTGGTGTATTTTGATGAAGACCAGGACGCCACGGTTCGTGTCGGCATCGAGGCGCTGAACTGCCGGCAGCTCAATCCGGACCGGGCAATCCGCTGGATAAAGCGGCACATGGGCGATTCCCAGTGGCGAAAGACCATCGGCAATCGGGTCTGGACGCCGGAGGAAATCTCCAGTCTGATTCTGAAAAAGCTCAAACAGGATGCGGAGATGATTTATCCGAACATTGAGCATGTCGTCATCTCCGTGCCGGCGCATTTTGACGAGGTTCGCCGAAAGGCCACAATGGACGCCGGTGCCATGGCCGGGATGAATGTCATCGGCATTGTCAACGAACCGGTGGCGGCGGCGCTCTATTATGCTACGACGCACGATGTCAACGGCCGGGTGCTGGTCTATGACCTGGGCGGCGGCACATTTGACGTGACGATTATGGATGTCAGCGGCCAGAATATTCAGATTGTCTGCAACCAGGGCGACCATGCCCTGGGCGGTGTGGATTTTGACCGGAAAATCCTTCAGATGTTCGAAAAGGCCTATCAGGAGCAGACCGGCCAGCCGCTGATTACCAACTTGCAGGAACAGGCCCAGTATGAAGACGAGGCCGAAGATGTCAAAAAGACGCTGTCGCGCCGCCCGGTGGCCAAAAAGATTCTGTACGGCAAGGCCGGCAGCGCTCGGATTGAAATTACGCAGGCCCAGTTTGAGGAGGCCGCCGAGCCGCTGGTCGGACGCACGGAGATGCTCATTGACGTCAGTCTCCAGGAGGCGGGCTGCACGGTTAAAGAAATTGATCAGGTCCTGCTGGTGGGCGGCAGCACCCGCATCCCGCTGGTGCAGAAACGGCTGACCGAAAAATTCGGCAAGCCCCCGCTGGTGGCCGTCAATGTGGATGAGTGTGTGGCGCTGGGGGCGGCCATCCACGCCGGTTTGACCCTGCTGCGGCAGAATCCTAAACAGGTAGAGGCGGGCATTGCCGCCGGCCTGCGCGACATTAAACTCAAAGATGTCTGCAACCACAGTTACGGAACGCTGTGTGCCCCGTTCGACGAGGCTACGGGCAAGCACGTCATTCGCAACAGCATCCTGCTGAAGAAAAATACGCCGCTGCCGTGCGAGGCCACGCAGACCTTTTATACGATGTGCGAAGGGCAGACGGAGCTTCAGATTACTATCACGCAGGGAGAAGATGAAGACCCGGATTTTGTCAACAAAATTGCGACGGAAATCTTTGAACTGCCCCCCAATCGGCCGGCCAATCGTCCGATTCGGGTTCGATACAGTTATGACCTCAACCAGCGGATGCACTGCACGTTCTGCGACGAGGAGTCCGGCCGAACACTGGAAGTGGACCTGGCTCTGACGCCCGACGGGTCGGCCGTTCAGAAATCCATTCATCAGAAAACAGAGGAAATCGCCAAATTCCAGGTTCGCTGA
- a CDS encoding V-type ATP synthase subunit D, with translation MQQNINATRMEMLRLRRRVALAVRGHRLLSQKRDEISRQLVLISRSLKELRQKVERELLETSRRFVMARSTMEPEHVRAALDVPTKKFSLAVQFASVMSVKVPQLTKQIEGDILCYGFAATSGEMDVALRALERAFDMLIELAEKEKQAQLLAIELQSTRRRVNVLEHVVIPELQATIRFISNKLGEAERDNISRLMIIADMIRGE, from the coding sequence ATGCAGCAGAATATCAACGCAACCCGAATGGAAATGCTGCGGCTTCGCAGGCGCGTCGCCCTGGCCGTGCGGGGCCATCGTCTGCTCAGCCAGAAGCGGGATGAAATCAGCCGCCAGCTGGTGCTGATTTCCCGCTCCCTCAAGGAGCTGCGGCAGAAGGTCGAGCGGGAGCTGCTGGAAACGAGCCGGCGGTTTGTGATGGCCCGTTCCACGATGGAGCCGGAACACGTCCGGGCGGCTCTGGACGTCCCCACCAAAAAGTTTTCGCTGGCTGTGCAGTTTGCCAGTGTGATGAGCGTAAAGGTGCCGCAGCTGACCAAGCAGATTGAAGGCGATATCCTCTGCTATGGATTTGCCGCAACCAGCGGCGAAATGGATGTGGCGCTGCGGGCCCTGGAGCGGGCGTTTGATATGCTGATTGAACTGGCGGAAAAGGAAAAGCAGGCCCAGCTGCTGGCGATTGAACTGCAAAGCACCCGCCGGCGCGTAAATGTTCTGGAGCACGTGGTTATTCCGGAGCTTCAGGCGACGATTCGGTTCATTTCCAACAAACTCGGCGAGGCCGAACGGGACAACATCAGCCGACTGATGATTATTGCCGATATGATTCGCGGAGAATAA